In Hallerella succinigenes, the following are encoded in one genomic region:
- a CDS encoding diguanylate cyclase yields the protein MKQFQFEYTSIGKLKRELDKINQWRRSKVTSCVLFEFYAEDIERSQIELACEIIDQEVPDALYMGCSTNGNIIEGGLSSSPIGVVCTIFEFPSTRVKLMHYVLTEDCALDVVADFKKQLVKYPWVKAVSMLVTIRGMSMTPFCDAFTDVDPDIEIFGGGAFNPDLNNDEACVFSKVRGYTEKGVVFLLLGGEDLNVMSTFITGWKPLGREFKVTKADGCILQELDDRPAYDAYYKYLNIPNNEHFFSNTLEFPFFYRHHGIDILRAPIASNEDGSLTMTSDIEKDVSARIAYGDPWTILESIQKDGKKIAEFQPEQIKIFSCAARRTYWGDDEISKETFPFQSIASTSGFYTSSEFLKTDGYLNQHNVTLVVAALREGPKDLNVHFEMQNEQFAGKVSMINRLATFIDAATVELEKANRKLTEMAITDSMTKLLNRGEIQRRIKESVKVFEETGEKFSLLMYDIDFFKQVNDACGHKEGDAVILKLADVSRRAIKDHAPEASIGRWGGEEFMILLPGIQAERAKLLAEVIRTSFAAVDFTVAHHKTISLGVTEVCENDSSDKILMRVDNALYKAKKQGRNQIVVMR from the coding sequence TATGCAGAAGACATTGAACGTTCGCAAATTGAACTTGCTTGTGAGATTATCGATCAAGAAGTGCCGGACGCACTGTACATGGGCTGCTCCACGAACGGTAACATCATTGAAGGCGGACTTTCTTCGTCGCCAATCGGTGTGGTGTGTACCATTTTCGAATTCCCGTCGACGCGTGTAAAACTGATGCACTATGTGCTGACAGAAGATTGCGCTCTCGATGTCGTGGCGGACTTTAAGAAACAGCTCGTCAAGTATCCGTGGGTGAAAGCGGTTTCGATGCTTGTCACGATTCGCGGTATGTCGATGACGCCGTTCTGTGATGCGTTTACCGATGTGGATCCGGACATCGAGATTTTTGGTGGCGGAGCCTTTAACCCGGACTTGAATAACGATGAAGCTTGCGTGTTCAGTAAAGTGCGCGGCTATACGGAAAAGGGTGTCGTCTTCTTATTGCTCGGCGGTGAAGATCTGAATGTGATGTCGACATTCATCACGGGTTGGAAACCTCTTGGCCGTGAATTCAAGGTGACCAAGGCGGATGGCTGCATTCTGCAAGAACTCGACGATCGCCCCGCTTATGACGCTTACTACAAATATTTGAATATACCGAACAACGAACACTTCTTTAGCAATACTCTTGAATTTCCGTTCTTCTATAGACATCATGGAATCGATATTTTGCGAGCGCCGATCGCGAGCAACGAAGACGGTTCTTTGACGATGACTTCGGATATTGAAAAGGATGTGAGCGCGCGAATTGCTTACGGTGATCCGTGGACGATTCTTGAAAGTATTCAGAAGGACGGAAAAAAGATTGCGGAATTCCAGCCGGAACAGATCAAGATTTTCTCTTGCGCCGCACGTCGCACGTACTGGGGTGACGACGAAATCAGTAAGGAAACGTTCCCGTTTCAGAGTATTGCTTCGACTTCGGGCTTTTATACCTCGAGCGAATTCTTGAAAACCGACGGGTACTTGAATCAGCACAACGTGACTCTTGTCGTCGCCGCTTTGCGTGAAGGTCCTAAGGATTTGAACGTGCATTTTGAAATGCAGAACGAACAGTTCGCCGGAAAGGTCTCGATGATCAACCGCCTCGCGACCTTTATTGACGCTGCGACGGTAGAACTCGAAAAAGCGAACAGGAAGCTCACCGAAATGGCGATCACGGACAGCATGACAAAGCTTTTGAACCGTGGAGAAATCCAGCGCCGTATCAAGGAAAGCGTAAAAGTTTTCGAGGAAACAGGCGAAAAGTTCTCTTTGCTGATGTACGATATCGACTTTTTTAAGCAGGTGAACGATGCCTGTGGCCATAAGGAAGGGGATGCTGTCATTCTGAAACTCGCGGATGTATCTAGGCGTGCGATCAAGGATCACGCTCCGGAGGCAAGTATCGGCCGTTGGGGCGGAGAAGAATTTATGATTCTTTTGCCGGGAATTCAGGCGGAACGCGCAAAGCTTTTGGCAGAAGTCATTCGCACCTCTTTTGCCGCAGTGGACTTTACGGTTGCACATCATAAGACGATTAGTCTCGGCGTGACTGAAGTCTGTGAAAATGATTCATCGGATAAGATTTTGATGCGTGTGGATAATGCGCTTTACAAAGCGAAGAAACAAGGTCGAAACCAGATTGTGGTGATGAGATAG